A genome region from Triticum aestivum cultivar Chinese Spring chromosome 2B, IWGSC CS RefSeq v2.1, whole genome shotgun sequence includes the following:
- the LOC123044726 gene encoding uncharacterized protein, with protein sequence MLRSSYAKAGPHEFSNYIRTRYPSILAQKLGILLREQNARGLANISEMHQAFQSNMFNFTDKLMACLAENCTCCKTHGNKTCILGNEGTNTCDAPPHVSTDQTQFSTPLVSKTGPRLPAPGNPGACLSVNSFVSSKRDGSLSSSIQSGTSKETCSRKTETALAATPTCGQNPLNQIPISQDATVKEIASKNAAFYDDLTSILVTYYAEIRPAPGFILFGSTIDGAHVKIDLPQCNFGRDPWVAGLVLVPPIPTVLRAIKDWMSATSMLNLERKDHIPCAVIFLWNAHMHFSSSGLLTASSQSNSCREWIVHPKPRLITLEVLDRYGGNSSSPTLLQLFWRTRTQ encoded by the exons ATGTTGCGAAGTAGTTATGCCAAAGCTGGTCCGCATGAGTTTTCAAATTACATACGAACACGCTACCCAAGCATA TTAGCACAGAAGCTTGGTATACTTCTACGGGAGCAGAACGCCCGCGGCCTAGCAAACATATCAGAAATGCATCAAGCATTCCAGTCCAATATGTTTAATTTCACAGACAAGCTTATGGCGTGCTTAGCAGAGAATTGCACTTGTTGTAAGACACATGGGAACAAAACATGCATATTGGGTAATGAAGGAACAAATACTTGTGATGCACCCCCTCATGTATCAACAGATCAAACTCAATTCAGCACCCCACTAGTCAGCAAGACTGGACCCCGACTACCAGCACCAGGCAACCCTGGAG CATGCCTGTCTGTCAATAGTTTCGTGTCTAGTAAAAGGGATGGCAGTTTATCATCAAGCATACAGTCGGGCACATCAAAGGAAACATGTTCACGCAAGACAGAGACCGCCCTCGCTGCAACACCAACATGTGGGCAAAACCCACTCAATCAGATTCCCATATCCCAGGATGCAACCGTCAAGGAAATTGCGAGCAAAAATGCTGCTTTTTATGATGACCTAACATCCATCTTGGTTACTTACTATGCTGAGATACGTCCAGCCCCTGGCTTCATATTGTTTGGATCAACCATCGATGGAGCACATGTGAAGATCGATCTACCTCAATGCAACTTTGGAAGAGATCCATGGGTCGCTGGATTAGTCTTAGTACCACCAATCCCAACTGTACTCAGGGCCATAAAAGACTGGATGAGTGCAACCTCCATGCTAAACCTCGAGAGGAAAGATCACATTCCCTGTGCAGTAATCTTCTTATGGAATGCTCACATGCATTTTTCATCTTCTGGTTTATTAACCGCATCTTCCCAATCAAACAGTTGCAGGGAATGGATCGTGCATCCTAAGCCAAGACTCATAACATTAGAGG TACTGGACAGATATGGAGGAAATTCGTCGAGCCCGACTTTGCT ACAACTGTTTTGGCGAACGCGGACCCAATGA